Proteins encoded by one window of Channa argus isolate prfri chromosome 1, Channa argus male v1.0, whole genome shotgun sequence:
- the csgalnact2 gene encoding chondroitin sulfate N-acetylgalactosaminyltransferase 2 — MPRRGLPLPGQVRWLFLGLFLLLVLLLFAYLLECTPPTDISLAMPGLAGDNYGKEYCQALLQEQEERHLNRAASLKRQIAQLKQELQEMNEKLKLLQDKKDLPVVQDLAGTKDQEPGDLLEYLHSQIDKAEVNTGARLPSEYALVPFESFTTSKVYQLEMGLTRHPEEKPVRKDRRDELMEVIEAALDIINNPDEEDGIEDDMPMQRQTYTEGHFTEGLYRTERDKGTLYELFYAKEDSSSFRHVTLFRPFGPLMKVRSTSVETSGMIINIIVPLAGRVETFSQFLHNFREVCIQQDRRVYLTVVYFGQEGLQEVKTSLEKMSREESFSNYTLIPVDEEFSRGRGLDIGAHDWKKGDVLMFFCDVDIHFTLEFLNTCRLHTAPNKRVFYPVVFSLYNPAIVYGNLELAPPIELQLIHKKDAGFWRDFGFGMTCQYRSDFLNIGGFDLEVKGWGVEDVHLYRKYLRSDLIVVRTPVSGLFHMWHEKQCADELTPEQYRMCIQSKAMNEASHSHLGMLVFREEIEAHLRKQAFKTQSKTED, encoded by the exons ATGCCCAGGCGGGGGCTGCCACTCCCGGGCCAGGTCCGCTGGCTCTTTCTGGGCCTCTTCTTGCTGCTGGtactgctgctgtttgcatACCTTTTGGAGTGCACGCCTCCAACTGACATCAGCCTGGCCATGCCCGGCTTAGCAGGAGACAACTATGGGAAGGAGTACTGCCAGGCCCTACTGCAGGAACAGGAGGAGCGCCACCTAAACCGTGCTGCCAGTCTCAAACGCCAGATCGCCCAGCTTAAACAGGAGCTGCAGGAAATGAATGAGAAGCTGAAACTCCTCCAGGACAAGAAAGACCTGCCTGTGGTGCAGGACCTGGCTGGCACTAAAGACCAAGAACCCGGAGATTTGCTGGAGTACCTGCACTCTCAGATCGACAAGGCTGAGGTCAACACAGGGGCGCGTCTTCCCAGCGAATACGCCCTAGTGCCATTTGAGAGTTTCACAACGTCCAAGGTGTATCAGCTGGAAATGGGGCTGACACGACACCCAGAGGAGAAACCTGTCCGCAAAGACCGCAGGGACGAGCTGATGGAAGTCATAGAGGCCGCACTGGACATTATCAATAACCCAGACGAGGAGGATGGCATTGAGGATGACATGCCAATGCagagacaaacatacacagaggGTCACTTTACTGAAG GTCTTTACAGGACAGAGCGAGATAAAGGAACACTTTATGAGCTTTTCTATGCCAAAGAGGATTCCAGCAGTTTCCGCCACGTCACACTCTTCAGGCCGTTTGGTCCCTTAATGAAAGTCAGGAGCACATCTGTAGAGACATCAGGAATGATTATTAACATCATTGTGCCGCTAGCAGGCAGAGTAGAAACTTTCTCACAATTCTTACATAACTTCAG ggAGGTGTGCATACAGCAGGACAGAAGAGTATATCTCACTGTGGTTTATTTCGGGCAGGAGGGGCTACAAGAGGTGAAGACATCTTTGGAAAAAATGTCAAG GGAGGAGAGCTTCTCCAATTACACTCTAATCCCAGTGGATGAGGAGTTTTCACGTGGTCGGGGTCTGGATATCGGAGCCCATGACTGGAAGAAAGGCGATGtcctaatgtttttttgtgacgTTGACATTCATTTTACACTGGAATTCCTCAACACCTGTCGTCTCCACACTGCTCCAa ataAGAGAGTCTTCTATCCAGTGGTGTTTAGTCTGTACAATCCTGCCATAGTCTATGGAAATTTGGAGCTGGCTCCACCTATTGAACTTCAGCTG ATTCACAAAAAAGATGCTGGATTTTGGAGAGATTTTGGCTTTGGAATGACATGCCAGTATCGTTCAGATTTCCTGAATATTG GTGGTTTTGATCTTGAAGTCAAAGGCTGGGGCGTGGAAGATGTCCACTTGTATAGGAAGTACCTTCGGAGTGACCTGATAGTGGTCCGAACACCGGTGTCAGGTCTCTTCCACATGTGGCATGAGAAGCAGTGTGCAGACGAGCTGACGCCAGAGCAGTACCGCATGTGCATCCAGTCCAAAGCCATGAATGAGGCCTCCCACTCTCACCTGGGCATGCTGGTTTTCCGTGAGGAGATTGAGGCTCACCTACGCAAGCAGGCATTCAAGACTCAGAGCAAAACAGAGgactga
- the sec23ip gene encoding SEC23-interacting protein, giving the protein MADRRTNNVPNAGANLLFSGAPEFNFNLPFMPVSQATGPAVLSGDDSTDVGEEDSFLGQTTGNGPPPSTFNYFSSPVTSSDPFASISQSPCPPPALSMAQTTIGPVSVPSSVNMAPPPPPTSSQMNSPLQTFGNAVYQSPMGRHTPPPTTITPPPPQMQPQTHNPYRHTPTSSRASPYIPAPEMMPPTHTPQQNPYSLSSPPQTFPLSGPTFTKPPPTQIQTPPLPTTTAGAMVPTGPLMPHNYSVYEPVQLHWFYCKQVESKSVWLPFSIIDSLQLEETYNSVQPDPENVIVRTDGGRYDVQLYDRMRTAVYWEEEPTEVRRCSWFYKGDTDSRFIPYSEEFSDKLETEYKKAVLTNQWHRRLEFPSGETIVMHNPKVIVQFQPSSIPDEWGTTQDGQTRPRVVKRGIDDDHDEVPDGEPTKVDHLVFMVHGIGPVCDLRFRSMVECVDDFRNVSLKLLHSHFKKSLDEHAISRVEFLPVQWYSALHGDATGVDRRIKTITLPSIGRLRHFTNETLLDVLFYNSPTYCQTIMDTVVLEINRLYALFLKRNPDYRGGISVAGHSLGSLILFDLLSNQKSALAMPIMPTANGDPKQVEASVTQANNANTSPAVEEEPKEDEEEFMDLSAVLEHLGLSEYKSTFDEEKIDIESFLMCTIEDLKEMGIPLGPRKKITKFVKDRVNIQEQKAEGKEVSQVAAPPPATEAFPDPFVKKLPVGNTASSIHVNYNYFEVGTGQVSVIYHNLDFDPVNFFALGSPIGMFLTVRGLEKIEETYQLPTCKGFFNIYHPLDPVAYRIEPMIMPDLELKPVLIPHHKGRKRLHLELKDSLSRMGSDLKHGFISSLKSAWQTLNEFARAHTSSAQLQAELAIVANQIEEQEKQAQEEHKIAESLEPQKEEEPQVKMGMLNGGSRIDYVLQEKPIESFNEYLFALQSHLCYWQSEDTALLILKEIYKTMGIHPENLAH; this is encoded by the exons ATGGCAGATAGAAGAACTAACAATGTTCCCAACGCTGGTGCAAATCTACTGTTCAGCGGCGCTCCGGAGTTCAACTTCAATTTGCCTTTCATGCCAGTGAGTCAGGCCACTGGCCCGGCTGTGTTGTCAGGAG ATGATTCTACTGATGTTGGTGAAGAAGACAGTTTTCTAGGTCAGACAACTGGGAATGGACCACCTCCCTCTACATTTAACTACTTCTCCAGCCCTGTAACCAGCAGTGATCCATTTGCATCCATCAGCCAGTCTCCATGCCCACCGCCTGCCTTGTCCATGGCTCAGACAACAATTGGCCCCGTTTCTGTTCCCAGCAGTGTCAACATGGCTCCACCACCACCGCCAACAAGCTCACAAATGAACTCCCCTCTTCAGACATTTGGGAATGCAGTTTACCAAAGCCCCATGGGGCGTCACACTCCTCCCCCCACCACAATAACCCCACCACCTCcccagatgcagccacagactcATAACCCATATCGACACACCCCCACCAGCAGCCGAGCCAGTCCTTATATTCCAGCTCCAGAAATGATGCCGCCAACACATACACCACAGCAAAACCCTTACTCTCTCAGCTCCCCACCACAGACATTCCCGCTGTCAGGACCCACGTTCACAAAG CCTCCTCCTACACAGATTCAAACTCCTCCACTTCCAACCACCACTGCTGGAGCAATGGTTCCCACAGGTCCCTTGATGCCACACAACTACAGTGTTTATGAACCTGTTCAGCTTCACTGGTTTTACTGTAAGCAGGTGGAGTCAAAAAGTGTCTGGCTTCCTTTCAGTATCATCGACTCCCTTCAGCTAGAAGAGACATACAACTCAG TTCAACCAGACCCAGAAAATGTGATCGTACGTACAGATGGAGGGCGTTACGATGTGCAGCTCTACGACCGCATGCGGACTGCAGTGTACTGGGAGGAGGAGCCCACAGAGGTCCGGCGCTGCAGCTGGTTCTACAAAGGGGATACTGATAGCCGTTTTATTCCTTACTCTGAGGAGTTTAGTGACAAGCTGGAG ACAGAGTATAAGAAAGCTGTGTTGACTAACCAGTGGCATCGTAGACTTGAGTTCCCATCTGGAGAAACCATTGTCATGCACAATCCAAAG GTGATTGTGCAGTTTCAGCCATCCTCCATTCCAGATGAGTGGGGTACAACTCAGGATGGGCAGACAAGGCCCAGAGTGGTGAAAAGAGGGATTGATGATGACCATGATGAAGTGCCTGATG GTGAGCCCACCAAGGTTGATCATCTTGTGTTCATGGTTCATGGAATCGGTCCTGTGTGTGACCTGAGATTTAGGAGCATGGTGGAGTGTG TGGACGACTTCCGTAATGTGTCTCTAAAGCTGCTGCACAGTCACTTTAAAAAATCGCTGGATGAGCACGCCATCAGCAGGGTGGAGTTTTTACCTGTCCAATGGTACTCTGCTCTGCATGGAGATGCCACAGGTGTGGATAG GAGGATCAAGACGATCACTTTGCCTAGCATTGGACGCTTACGTCACTTTACAAATGAGACTTTGTTAGATGTCCTTTTCTACAACAGTCCCACTTATTGCCAGACCATCATGGACACTGTTGTTCTAGAAATTAACAGACTTTATGCCCTGTTCCTGAAGAGGAACCCAGACTATAGAGGAGGCATATCAGTGGCTGGGCACAGTTTAG GTTCCCTGATTCTGTTTGACCTTTTGTCAAATCAAAAGAGTGCACTGGCTATGCCAATCATGCCCACAGCTAATGGGGACCCTAAACag GTTGAAGCCTCTGTTACACAGGCTAATAATGCTAACACTTCTCCAGCTGTGGAAGAGGAGCCCaaagaagatgaggaagagttTATGGATCTTTCTGCTGTGCTTGAACATCTTGGCCTGTCTGAGTACAAGAGTACTTTCGATGAGGAGAAGATAGACATCGAATCTTTT CTTATGTGCACAATTGAGGACCTGAAAGAGATGGGAATCCCTTTGGGTCCTAGAAAAAAGATCACCAAGTTTGTCAAAGACCGAGTTAATATTCAG GAGCAGAAAGCAGAAGGCAAGGAAGTCAGCCAGGTTGCAGCGCCTCCACCAGCAACTGAAGCTTTCCCTGATCCATTTGTGAAGAAACTTCCTGTGGGCAACACTGCCTCCTCCATTCACGTCAACTATAATTACTTTGAAGTTGGTACTGGACAG GTTTCAGTGATCTACCACAATCTGGACTTTGATCCAGTGAATTTCTTCGCCTTGGGTTCTCCAATCGGAATGTTTCTGACAgtacgaggactggaaaagatTGAAGAGACGTACCAGCTTCCAACATGCAAGggatttttcaatatttatcaTCCG ttgGACCCAGTGGCATACAGGATTGAGCCCATGATAATGCCGGACTTGGAGCTGAAGCCTGTTTTGATCCCTCATCACAAAGGGCGGAAGAGGCTTCATCTCG AGTTGAAGGACAGTCTCTCCAGGATGGGCTCTGACCTGAAGCATGGTTTCATCAGTTCATTGAAGAGCGCCTGGCAGACCCTCAATGAGTTTGCCCGTGCACACACTTCGTCTGCTCAGCTTCAGGCTGAGCTTGCTATTGTGGCCAATCAGATTGAAGAACAGGAGAAGCAAGCACAAGAAG AGCATAAGATTGCTGAGAGCCTTGAGCCACAAAAGGAAGAAGAGCCCCAGGTGAAGATGGGAATGTTGAATGGAGGTAGTCGCATTGACTACGTCCTGCAGGAGAAGCCCATTGAGAGTTTCAACGAGTACCTGTTTGCCCTCCAAAGTCATCTCTGCTACTG gcAATCTGAAGACACAGCTCTGCTCATTCTCAAAGAGATCTACAAGACCATGGGGATCCATCCAGAAAACCTAGCACATTAA
- the mcmbp gene encoding mini-chromosome maintenance complex-binding protein, translated as MMTSTHDWINNPLGVVEGMFAASQNNPNSAWEGLAIEFFKDKLKEKDAHTWVPSLNNVPLHYLKPNSLVKFRCLIQDMFDPEFYMGVYETIDPSTKAKVLCCGKYKDVTDCGVDFNSRKTVTAERQTFYCVPIPGENTWVKEIYASSSQARVVPSTSYVPSRQKRSYEEDDDTEDMETQPQKQREPHTGPHSTTEQHGNGDCKRQETEAPSSQSASASHLDLNFPLPGEKGPSCLVKVYENWDSFKLNDTLEVYGILSVSPALSALADEKDTSSSLLDPTECMETAEEQRVHSPPASLVPRLHMIYATSLTHNNPLLPSATLEDNSAFLSSTMNEMASIRAELLKYFTDVLLGDALAAEYLILHLISNVYARRDVLPMGRFTLNLSGCPTVASYTEHLYQMIQQLVPSSYYLGMSLQNMNQMRLVPKKDYVANRLVSGVLQLARNTSLFLDETQLEQGQLDTTGVRNVTALGNLISWQKVDYDFNYHQMEFPCNINVFIISEGRSLLPSDCQVHLQSQVTPPHLEEYLSSIRMHLQASSQLNKFRVYLSVARLLDYSISDEVTKAVEDDFVDMRKDDPQSISAEDLHRMLVVARLLSLSLGQTSLARDSWQRAKHIEMLRRSRMEQHKYVNGNEP; from the exons ATGATGACTTCTACACATGACTGGATTAACAACCCTCTGGGAGTTGTTGAAGGGATGTTTG CTGCATCCCAGAATAATCCAAACTCTGCATGGGAGGGACTAGCGATTGAATTCTTCAAAGATAAGCTGAAAGAGAAGGATGCTCACACCTGG GTCCCATCTTTGAACAACGTCCCTCTGCACTACCTGAAGCCAAACAGCCTGGTGAAGTTTCGCTGTTTAATACAAGACATGTTTGATCCAGAGTTCTACATGGGAGTGTATGAGACTATTGATCCTTCTACAAAGGCTAAA GTGCTGTGTTGTGGGAAGTACAAAGATGTGACAGACTGTGGG GTGGATTTTAACTCCAGAAAAACTGTGACggcagagagacagactttCTACTGTGTACCAATCCCTGGAGAAAATACCTGGGTGAAAGAGAT TTATGCCAGCTCCAGCCAAGCAAGAGTGGTTCCTTCTACCTCATATGTGCCAAGCAGGCAGAAGCGAAGCTATGAGGAAGATGACGACACAGAAGACATGGAAACGCAGCCACAGAAACAGAGGGAGCCACATACtg GTCCTCATAGTACCACAGAGCAGCACGGCAATGGTGACTGTAAGCGGCAGGAGACGGAAGCTCCTTCTAGCCAGTCAGCATCTGCCTCCCATCTCGACCTCAACTTCCCCCTGCCAGGGGAGAAAGGCCCCTCCTGCTtagtaaaa GTGTATGAAAACTGGGACAGCTTCAAACTGAATGACACACTTGAGGTCTATGGGATTCTCTCTGTCAGTCCTGCTCTTAGCGCTTTGGCCGACGAAAA AGATACCTCCTCATCTCTCCTGGACCCCACAGAGTGCATGGAGACTGCCGAGGAGCAGAGAGTGCACAGCCCACCAGCCTCACTTGTCCCTCGACTCCACATGATCTATGCCACGTCACTGACACACAACAACCCCCTACTGCCCTCTGCCACCTTAGAAGACAACAGTGCCT TTTTATCCTCCACCATGAACGAGATGGCGTCTATAAGGGCAGAGCTACTCAAGTACTTCACCGATGTCCTTCTGGGAGATGCCCTGGCTGCTGAGTACCTCATTCTGCATCTCATTTCTAACGT GTATGCTCGACGAGATGTTCTTCCAATGGGCAGATTCACCCTGAACTTGAGTGGCTGTCCTACAGTCGCCTCTTACACTGAGCACCTCTACCAGATGATCCAGCAACTTGTTCCTTCT TCATACTATCTGGGCATGAGCCTTCAGAACATGAACCAAATGCGCCTGGTGCCTAAGAAGGACTATGTGGCCAACCGGTTAGTGAGTGGAGTACTGCAGCTGGCCCGAAACACTTCCCTCTTCCTGGATGAAACCCAGCTGGAGCAGGGACAACTGGACACAACAG gTGTGCGTAATGTCACAGCCCTGGGCAACTTGATCTCATGGCAGAAAGTTGATTATGACTTTAACTACCACCAGATGGAATTCCCCTGCAATATTAACGTGTTCATCATTTCTGAGGGCCGCTCACTACTGCCG TCAGACTGTCAGGTTCACCTACAGTCTCAGGTCACCCCCCCACACTTGGAGGAATATCTCAGCAGCATTCGCATGCATCTGCAGGCCTCATCACAGCTAAACAAGTTCCGGGTTTACCTGAGCGTTGCTCGGCTGCTGGATTATAGTATCTCTGATGAAGTGACTAAG GCAGTTGAAGACGACTTTGTAGATATGAGGAAAGATGACCCCCAGAGCATATCTGCTGAGGACCTTCATAGGATGCTTGTTGTGGCAAG GTTGCTGTCTCTGAGCCTGGGACAGACCTCTCTGGCTAGAGACAGCTGGCAGAGAGCCAAACACATCGAGATGCTGCGGAGGAGCCGGATGGAGCAGCACAAGTATGTCAACGGCAATGAGCCATGA